GATGGCAAGAAGGTCTATGACACCACCGTCGCGCCCTGAGCCGCGGGCGTGAGCGAGTTCCTCCAGCAGCTCGTCAACGGCATCACGTGGGGCAGCGTCTACGCGCTGATCGCGCTCGGCTACACGATGGTGTACGGCATCCTGCGCCTCATCAATTTCGCGCACGGTGACATCTACATGCTGGGGGCGTTCGCGGCCTTCTACGCCTCGCGCTGGATCGGCGCGGGCACCGATCCGAATCCGGCCAAGGCACTGCTGGTGTTCGTGATCGCGATGGCGGCGTGTGGGGCGGCGGGCTTCCTGATCGAGCGCTTCGCCTACAAGCCGGTGCGCAAGTCCTCGCGGCTCTCGGCGCTCATCACCGCGATCGGAGTCTCGCTGCTGCTCGAGAACGGCGGAGTGCTGGTGTTCGGCGCCGCCCCGCGGTTCTTCCCGCAGATCGTGACGCCGCACAACATCTCGCTGGGCATGGGCGTCAACATCACGAATCAGCAGCTCATCATCCTCGCGGTCTCGGTGCTGCTGATGGCGGCGCTGCGCTTCATCGTGATCAACACCCGGGTCGGCAAGGCGATGCGGGCGGTGTCCTACAACCACACCGCCGCCGCGCTGATGGGTATCTCGGTCGACCGCATCATCACCTTCACGTTCGTGCTCGGTTCGATGCTCGCTGCCGCCGCCGGCATGTTGGTCGCTCTGCAGAACCCCCGCATCGAGCCGTACATGGGGATCATGCCGGGCCTCAAGGCATTCGTCGCCGCGGTGCTGGGTGGGATCGGCAACATTCCGGGTGCGGTGCTGGGCGGGCTGGTGATGGGAATCGCCGAAGTCATGGTGGTCGGCTACGTCTCGCCGACCTATCGCGACGCGATCGCGTTCGTGCTGCTCATCATCATCCTGCTGGTGCGTCCCGCCGGCCTGCTCGGCAAGCACGTGGCCGAGAAGGTGTGAGGTGAAACCGATCGCGTGGCTCGCCGCCGTCGTGGTGGTGCTGCTGGGCCTCGACGCGCTGCTGCCGACGTTTCTGAATCCGTACCTCATGCAGGTCGTGATCCTGTGCGGCATCAACGTGGTGCTGGCGGTCTCACTCAACCTGATCAACGGCTTCACCGGGCAGTTCTCGATCGGCCACGCCGGCTTCATGGCGCTCGGCGCCTACGGCTCGGCGATGTTCTCGCTGCACATCGGCGCGCACTGGGTCGCGGCGCTCGCGGGAGCGGGGCTGCCGGCTCCGCTCGCGGCGGCCCCGGCCTTTCTGATGGCCGCGTTGCTCGGCGGGCTGCTGGCCGCACTCGCCGGCTACCTGGTCGGGCTCCCCTCGCTGCGGTTGCGGGGCGATTACCTGGCGATCGTGACGCTCGGCTTCGGCGAGAT
This sequence is a window from Candidatus Eisenbacteria bacterium. Protein-coding genes within it:
- a CDS encoding branched-chain amino acid ABC transporter permease, with amino-acid sequence MSEFLQQLVNGITWGSVYALIALGYTMVYGILRLINFAHGDIYMLGAFAAFYASRWIGAGTDPNPAKALLVFVIAMAACGAAGFLIERFAYKPVRKSSRLSALITAIGVSLLLENGGVLVFGAAPRFFPQIVTPHNISLGMGVNITNQQLIILAVSVLLMAALRFIVINTRVGKAMRAVSYNHTAAALMGISVDRIITFTFVLGSMLAAAAGMLVALQNPRIEPYMGIMPGLKAFVAAVLGGIGNIPGAVLGGLVMGIAEVMVVGYVSPTYRDAIAFVLLIIILLVRPAGLLGKHVAEKV